From Medicago truncatula cultivar Jemalong A17 chromosome 7, MtrunA17r5.0-ANR, whole genome shotgun sequence, a single genomic window includes:
- the LOC25497658 gene encoding protein CROWDED NUCLEI 1 isoform X1, with product MFTPQRLWSGRNNTPNKRGSGHDLGVISGEGSKGKGVENGGNLDREVLVERVSNLEKELYEYQFNMGLLLIEKKEWNSNYNELSQDIVEVKDALEQEKAAHLFALSEAEKREENLRKALGVEKECVLDLEKALREMRSEHAKIKFAADSKLAEANALIASVEEKSLEVEAKLRSADAKLAEISRKSSEIDRKSHDLESQESALRRERLSFIAEQESHESTLSKQREDLREWEKKLQDGEERLAKGQRILNEREQRANDIDKICRQKEKDLEEAQKNIDAANVTLRSKEDDVNSRLATITLNEKECDSMRMNLDFKEKELSAWEEKLNAREKVEIQKLVDDHSAALDAKKQEFEIELEEKRKSFEDGLRDRLVEVEKKEGEVSHMEEKVAKREQALEKRAEKLKEKEKEHEVKVKALKEREKSLKSEEKDLGKEKGQIESEREELLSLKSEVEKLRANNEEELLRIKEETNRLQVTEEERSEYIRLQSQLKHEIDQYRQQKELLMKEADDLRQQKETFEREWDELDLKRADVEKELKNVLQQKEEILKLQQNEEERLKKEKQATEDYLQRELETLQLAKESFAAEMELEKSSLAEKAQNEKNQLLLDFEMRRKELEADMQNQLEQKEKDLFESRRLFEEKRESELNNINFLREVANRGMEEMKHQRSKLEREKQDADENRKHVERQRIEMQEDIDVLVDLNKKLKSQREQFIVERRRFIDVVEKLQSCQNCGEMISEFVLSDLQSSADIENLEVPSLPKLVGDITQGGSDVNLDSSRQNTGASPATDTKSPVPGGTVSWLRKCTSKIFKISPIKKIESDVDNLRSVDTLPFDKTNEDLPANVPGTENEAELSFAIADDSFDVPRVQSGNDITDTEVEADHEPSIDKQGNIDATATDYLQPPNSKAGQQKPRRGGGVRARVKRTQTVKAVIKEAEAFLGESKAAEAVPGESVDDRETDFPNGIAEDSANMDSESQKPPEKRTANLRKRNRIQSSQVTASGHEDDPSEGHSDIPGRPKRRRQKAAAPPAQSAGETRYNLRRPKTGATTSSVRDVSAGGKESEGEVGRAKDAGVNIHSKPSHSHSVGITNENEDSIDIDQSQKAAETHDDYDDTTTNNRALSEEVNGTADDVEDHDTEYRSESRGEDAGRVDDDDDEEIDEDYQHPGETSVGKKLWKFFTT from the exons ATGTTTACGCCGCAGAGATTGTGGTCAGGTCGGAACAACACGCCGAACAAGAGAGGGTCGGGTCACGATTTGGGTGTGATTTCGGGTGAAGGTTCGAAGGGGAAAGGTGTTGAAAATGGTGGAAATTTGGATCGTGAGGTTTTGGTTGAGAGGGTTTCAAACCTTGAGAAAGAG CTTTATGAGTATCAGTTCAATATGGGGCTTCTCTTGATTGAGAAAAAGGAGTGGAACTCTAACTATAACGAGCTGAGTCAAGATATAGTGGAAGTCAAGGATGCTCTTGAACAAGAAAAAGCAGCTCATTTGTTTGCTCTATCTGAGGCAGAGAAGCGAGAAGAGAATCTACGGAAAGCCTTGGGTGTTGAGAAAGAGTGTGTGCTTGAT CTCGAGAAGGCTCTACGAGAAATGCGTTCAGAGCATGCAAAGATTAAATTTGCAGCAGACTCAAAGTTAGCTGAAGCAAATGCTTTAATAGCTAGTGTTGAAGAGAAATCTTTAGAAGTAGAAGCCAAGTTACGCTCTGCTGATGCCAAACTTGCTGAAATCAGCAGAAAGAGTTCAGAGATTGATAGGAAATCACATGACCTGGAATCTCAGGAATCTGCACTTAGAAGGGAACGCCTGTCCTTCATTGCAGA GCAAGAATCTCATGAAAGTACTTTGTCTAAGCAAAGAGAGGACTTACGGGAGTGGGAGAAGAAACTGCAGGATGGAGAAGAAAGACTGGCCAAAGGTCAAAGAATTCTCAATGAAAGAGAGCAGAGAGCTAATGATATTGACAAAATATGCCGGCAGAAAGAGAAGGACCTTGAAGAGGCACAAAAGAACATTGATGCAGCAAATGTTACATTGAGAAGCAAAGAAGATGATGTAAACAGCAGGCTTGCAACTATAACTCTAAATGAGAAg GAATGTGATTCTATGAGAATGAACTTGGATTTCAAAGAGAAGGAGTTATCTGCATGGGAGGAAAAACTCAATGCCAGAGAAAAA GTTGAGATTCAGAAGCTTGTTGATGACCACAGTGCTGCTCTTGATGCGAAGAAGCAGGAGTTTGAGattgaattggaagaaaaaagaaaatctttTGAAGATGGATTGAGGGATAGATTGGTAGAAGTGGAAAAGAAAGAAGGCGAAGTCAGTCATATGGAGGAGAAGGTTGCAAAACGGGAGCAAGCCTTAGAAAAGAGAGCAGAGAAGCTCAAGGAGAAAGAGAAGGAACATGAAGTCAAAGTCAAAGCTTTGAAGGAAAGGGAGAAGTCTCTAAAGTCTGAGGAAAAAGACTTGGGGAAAGAGAAGGGTCAAATTGAAAGTGAGAGAGAGGAGTTGCTCAGTCTCAAGTCTGAAGTTGAGAAATTAAGAGCTAACAATGAAGAAGAGTTGTTGAGAATTAAGGAAGAGACTAATCGTCTTCAAGTGACTGAGGAGGAGAGGTCTGAATACATACGTTTGCAGTCACAACTGAAGCATGAAATTGATCAGTACAGGCAACAGAAAGAGCTGCTGATGAAGGAAGCTGATGACTTGAGGCAGCAAAAAGAGACCTTCGAAAGAGAATGGGATGAGCTTGATTTGAAAAGAGCAGATGTGGAGAAAGAGCTGAAGAATGTGCTTCAACAGAAGGAAGAAATTTTAAAACTACAACAAAACGAAGAAGAGAGGTTAAAGAAGGAGAAGCAGGCCACAGAAGACTATTTACAGAGGGAGTTGGAAACTCTTCAGCTGGCTAAAGAGTCATTTGCTGCTGAAATGGAGTTGGAAAAGTCAAGCCTAGCTGAAAAAGCTCAAAATGAGAAAAACCAATTGCTTTTGGATTTTGAGATGCGGAGAAAAGAACTTGAAGCTGACATGCAGAATCAGTTAGAGCAGAAGGAAAAAGACTTATTTGAATCGAGGAGGTTATTtgaggagaagagagaaagtgaaTTGAACAATATCAATTTCTTGAGAGAAGTGGCTAATAGAGGAATGGAGGAAATGAAACATCAAAGAAGTAAATTAGAGAGGGAGAAACAAGATGCAGATGAGAATAGAAAACATGTTGAGAGACAAAGGATAGAAATGCAGGAGGACATAGATGTACTCGTCGACCTCAACAAGAAGCTGAAAAGTCAGAGGGAACAATTTATTGTGGAGAGACGTCGCTTTATTGATGTTGTAGAGAAACTTCAAAGTTGCCAGAACTGTGGAGAAATGATTTCTGAATTTGTGCTGTCTGATTTACAATCTTCTGCTGACATTGAGAATTTAGAGGTGCCTTCTCTTCCAAAATTGGTTGGTGATATTACACAGGGTGGTTCTGATGTAAATCTGGATTCTTCTAGGCAAAACACTGGAGCATCCCCTGCAACTGATACAAAGTCCCCTGTTCCTGGTGGAACTGTCTCTTGGCTTCGAAAATGCACCTCTAAGATTTTCAAGATATCTCCCATTAAAAAGATTGAATCTGATGTTGATAATTTAAGGAGTGTGGATACTTTGCCTTTTGATAAAACTAATGAAGATTTGCCAGCAAATGTTCCTGGCACTGAGAATGAAGCAGAGTTGTCTTTTGCTATCGCAGATGATTCTTTTGATGTTCCAAGGGTACAATCTGGCAATGATATCACAGACACAGAGGTTGAAGCTGACCATGAACCTTCTATTGACAAACAGGGCAACATTGACGCTACAGCGACAGATTATTTACAGCCTCCCAATTCAAAGGCTGGACAGCAGAAACCTCGCAGAGGAGGGGGGGTAAGGGCCAGAGTGAAGCGCACACAAACTGTAAAAGCTGTTATCAAAGAGGCTGAAGCCTTTCTTGGGGAATCCAAAGCTGCTGAGGCAGTACCTGGGGAATCTGTGGATGATCGTGAGACTGATTTTCCAAATGGAATTGCTGAGGATTCTGCCAACATGGACTCTGAAAGTCAGAAACCACCTGAAAAAAGAACGGCGAATTTGCGGAAGCGAAACCGGATTCAATCATCTCAAGTTACTGCTAGTGGGCATGAAGATGATCCCAGTGAAGGACATTCTGATATACCAGGGAGACCCAAAAGGAGGCGTCAAAAGGCTGCTGCTCCTCCGGCGCAATCTGCTGGTGAAACAAGATATAATTTGAGGCGTCCCAAAAC TGGTGCGACAACTTCATCTGTTAGAGACGTGTCTGCTGGCGGCAAAGAAAGTGAGGGAGAGGTTGGTCGTGCAAAAGATGCAGGAGTAAATATCCACTCAAAACCTTCTCATTCACATTCTGTCGGCATTACCAATGAGAATGAGGACAGCATAGACATTGATCAG TCTCAGAAAGCAGCAGAGACgcatgatgattatgatgataccACAACCAACAACCGGGCTTTGAGTGAGGAGGTGAACGGAACGGCAGATGACGTGGAGGATCATGACACCGAGTACAGGAGTGAATCCCGTGGAGAAGATGCAGGCCGAGTTGACGACGACGACGACGAGGAGATTGATGAAGATTACCAACACCCTGGTGAAACTTCAGTGGGGAAAAAGCtttggaaattttttacaaCATAA
- the LOC25497658 gene encoding protein CROWDED NUCLEI 1 isoform X2 produces the protein MFTPQRLWSGRNNTPNKRGSGHDLGVISGEGSKGKGVENGGNLDREVLVERVSNLEKELYEYQFNMGLLLIEKKEWNSNYNELSQDIVEVKDALEQEKAAHLFALSEAEKREENLRKALGVEKECVLDLEKALREMRSEHAKIKFAADSKLAEANALIASVEEKSLEVEAKLRSADAKLAEISRKSSEIDRKSHDLESQESALRRERLSFIAEQESHESTLSKQREDLREWEKKLQDGEERLAKGQRILNEREQRANDIDKICRQKEKDLEEAQKNIDAANVTLRSKEDDVNSRLATITLNEKECDSMRMNLDFKEKELSAWEEKLNAREKVEIQKLVDDHSAALDAKKQEFEIELEEKRKSFEDGLRDRLVEVEKKEGEVSHMEEKVAKREQALEKRAEKLKEKEKEHEVKVKALKEREKSLKSEEKDLGKEKGQIESEREELLSLKSEVEKLRANNEEELLRIKEETNRLQVTEEERSEYIRLQSQLKHEIDQYRQQKELLMKEADDLRQQKETFEREWDELDLKRADVEKELKNVLQQKEEILKLQQNEEERLKKEKQATEDYLQRELETLQLAKESFAAEMELEKSSLAEKAQNEKNQLLLDFEMRRKELEADMQNQLEQKEKDLFESRRLFEEKRESELNNINFLREVANRGMEEMKHQRSKLEREKQDADENRKHVERQRIEMQEDIDVLVDLNKKLKSQREQFIVERRRFIDVVEKLQSCQNCGEMISEFVLSDLQSSADIENLEVPSLPKLVGDITQGGSDVNLDSSRQNTGASPATDTKSPVPGGTVSWLRKCTSKIFKISPIKKIESDVDNLRSVDTLPFDKTNEDLPANVPGTENEAELSFAIADDSFDVPRVQSGNDITDTEVEADHEPSIDKQGNIDATATDYLQPPNSKAGQQKPRRGGGVRARVKRTQTVKAVIKEAEAFLGESKAAEAVPGESVDDRETDFPNGIAEDSANMDSESQKPPEKRTANLRKRNRIQSSQVTASGHEDDPSEGHSDIPGRPKRRRQKAAAPPAQSAGETRYNLRRPKTGATTSSVRDVSAGGKESEGEVGRAKDAGVNIHSKPSHSHSVGITNENEDSIDIDQKAAETHDDYDDTTTNNRALSEEVNGTADDVEDHDTEYRSESRGEDAGRVDDDDDEEIDEDYQHPGETSVGKKLWKFFTT, from the exons ATGTTTACGCCGCAGAGATTGTGGTCAGGTCGGAACAACACGCCGAACAAGAGAGGGTCGGGTCACGATTTGGGTGTGATTTCGGGTGAAGGTTCGAAGGGGAAAGGTGTTGAAAATGGTGGAAATTTGGATCGTGAGGTTTTGGTTGAGAGGGTTTCAAACCTTGAGAAAGAG CTTTATGAGTATCAGTTCAATATGGGGCTTCTCTTGATTGAGAAAAAGGAGTGGAACTCTAACTATAACGAGCTGAGTCAAGATATAGTGGAAGTCAAGGATGCTCTTGAACAAGAAAAAGCAGCTCATTTGTTTGCTCTATCTGAGGCAGAGAAGCGAGAAGAGAATCTACGGAAAGCCTTGGGTGTTGAGAAAGAGTGTGTGCTTGAT CTCGAGAAGGCTCTACGAGAAATGCGTTCAGAGCATGCAAAGATTAAATTTGCAGCAGACTCAAAGTTAGCTGAAGCAAATGCTTTAATAGCTAGTGTTGAAGAGAAATCTTTAGAAGTAGAAGCCAAGTTACGCTCTGCTGATGCCAAACTTGCTGAAATCAGCAGAAAGAGTTCAGAGATTGATAGGAAATCACATGACCTGGAATCTCAGGAATCTGCACTTAGAAGGGAACGCCTGTCCTTCATTGCAGA GCAAGAATCTCATGAAAGTACTTTGTCTAAGCAAAGAGAGGACTTACGGGAGTGGGAGAAGAAACTGCAGGATGGAGAAGAAAGACTGGCCAAAGGTCAAAGAATTCTCAATGAAAGAGAGCAGAGAGCTAATGATATTGACAAAATATGCCGGCAGAAAGAGAAGGACCTTGAAGAGGCACAAAAGAACATTGATGCAGCAAATGTTACATTGAGAAGCAAAGAAGATGATGTAAACAGCAGGCTTGCAACTATAACTCTAAATGAGAAg GAATGTGATTCTATGAGAATGAACTTGGATTTCAAAGAGAAGGAGTTATCTGCATGGGAGGAAAAACTCAATGCCAGAGAAAAA GTTGAGATTCAGAAGCTTGTTGATGACCACAGTGCTGCTCTTGATGCGAAGAAGCAGGAGTTTGAGattgaattggaagaaaaaagaaaatctttTGAAGATGGATTGAGGGATAGATTGGTAGAAGTGGAAAAGAAAGAAGGCGAAGTCAGTCATATGGAGGAGAAGGTTGCAAAACGGGAGCAAGCCTTAGAAAAGAGAGCAGAGAAGCTCAAGGAGAAAGAGAAGGAACATGAAGTCAAAGTCAAAGCTTTGAAGGAAAGGGAGAAGTCTCTAAAGTCTGAGGAAAAAGACTTGGGGAAAGAGAAGGGTCAAATTGAAAGTGAGAGAGAGGAGTTGCTCAGTCTCAAGTCTGAAGTTGAGAAATTAAGAGCTAACAATGAAGAAGAGTTGTTGAGAATTAAGGAAGAGACTAATCGTCTTCAAGTGACTGAGGAGGAGAGGTCTGAATACATACGTTTGCAGTCACAACTGAAGCATGAAATTGATCAGTACAGGCAACAGAAAGAGCTGCTGATGAAGGAAGCTGATGACTTGAGGCAGCAAAAAGAGACCTTCGAAAGAGAATGGGATGAGCTTGATTTGAAAAGAGCAGATGTGGAGAAAGAGCTGAAGAATGTGCTTCAACAGAAGGAAGAAATTTTAAAACTACAACAAAACGAAGAAGAGAGGTTAAAGAAGGAGAAGCAGGCCACAGAAGACTATTTACAGAGGGAGTTGGAAACTCTTCAGCTGGCTAAAGAGTCATTTGCTGCTGAAATGGAGTTGGAAAAGTCAAGCCTAGCTGAAAAAGCTCAAAATGAGAAAAACCAATTGCTTTTGGATTTTGAGATGCGGAGAAAAGAACTTGAAGCTGACATGCAGAATCAGTTAGAGCAGAAGGAAAAAGACTTATTTGAATCGAGGAGGTTATTtgaggagaagagagaaagtgaaTTGAACAATATCAATTTCTTGAGAGAAGTGGCTAATAGAGGAATGGAGGAAATGAAACATCAAAGAAGTAAATTAGAGAGGGAGAAACAAGATGCAGATGAGAATAGAAAACATGTTGAGAGACAAAGGATAGAAATGCAGGAGGACATAGATGTACTCGTCGACCTCAACAAGAAGCTGAAAAGTCAGAGGGAACAATTTATTGTGGAGAGACGTCGCTTTATTGATGTTGTAGAGAAACTTCAAAGTTGCCAGAACTGTGGAGAAATGATTTCTGAATTTGTGCTGTCTGATTTACAATCTTCTGCTGACATTGAGAATTTAGAGGTGCCTTCTCTTCCAAAATTGGTTGGTGATATTACACAGGGTGGTTCTGATGTAAATCTGGATTCTTCTAGGCAAAACACTGGAGCATCCCCTGCAACTGATACAAAGTCCCCTGTTCCTGGTGGAACTGTCTCTTGGCTTCGAAAATGCACCTCTAAGATTTTCAAGATATCTCCCATTAAAAAGATTGAATCTGATGTTGATAATTTAAGGAGTGTGGATACTTTGCCTTTTGATAAAACTAATGAAGATTTGCCAGCAAATGTTCCTGGCACTGAGAATGAAGCAGAGTTGTCTTTTGCTATCGCAGATGATTCTTTTGATGTTCCAAGGGTACAATCTGGCAATGATATCACAGACACAGAGGTTGAAGCTGACCATGAACCTTCTATTGACAAACAGGGCAACATTGACGCTACAGCGACAGATTATTTACAGCCTCCCAATTCAAAGGCTGGACAGCAGAAACCTCGCAGAGGAGGGGGGGTAAGGGCCAGAGTGAAGCGCACACAAACTGTAAAAGCTGTTATCAAAGAGGCTGAAGCCTTTCTTGGGGAATCCAAAGCTGCTGAGGCAGTACCTGGGGAATCTGTGGATGATCGTGAGACTGATTTTCCAAATGGAATTGCTGAGGATTCTGCCAACATGGACTCTGAAAGTCAGAAACCACCTGAAAAAAGAACGGCGAATTTGCGGAAGCGAAACCGGATTCAATCATCTCAAGTTACTGCTAGTGGGCATGAAGATGATCCCAGTGAAGGACATTCTGATATACCAGGGAGACCCAAAAGGAGGCGTCAAAAGGCTGCTGCTCCTCCGGCGCAATCTGCTGGTGAAACAAGATATAATTTGAGGCGTCCCAAAAC TGGTGCGACAACTTCATCTGTTAGAGACGTGTCTGCTGGCGGCAAAGAAAGTGAGGGAGAGGTTGGTCGTGCAAAAGATGCAGGAGTAAATATCCACTCAAAACCTTCTCATTCACATTCTGTCGGCATTACCAATGAGAATGAGGACAGCATAGACATTGATCAG AAAGCAGCAGAGACgcatgatgattatgatgataccACAACCAACAACCGGGCTTTGAGTGAGGAGGTGAACGGAACGGCAGATGACGTGGAGGATCATGACACCGAGTACAGGAGTGAATCCCGTGGAGAAGATGCAGGCCGAGTTGACGACGACGACGACGAGGAGATTGATGAAGATTACCAACACCCTGGTGAAACTTCAGTGGGGAAAAAGCtttggaaattttttacaaCATAA
- the LOC25497660 gene encoding protein WHAT'S THIS FACTOR 9, mitochondrial: MLFNFEKSAAKTIRKALRPIEESISPFSYKIPCLPFSHIQRFNYVNVYMKWKKDSYYDSIEHIHHSIQLKPVIALKNCIAQDPNGCIPISSVSKRGLQLDVPMKVARFLRQYPSIFEEFTGPKYNHPWFRLTPEAAEIDRDEKRVYEESREELRSRLKKMILMTKENVLPLKIIQGMQWYLGLPHDFLQHHEQNLDDSFRFVEMEDGLKGLAIESRERVYSVMEENAMKKGMYYDGSQTEAIEFPFFPSKALRMKTKIENWLHEFQKLPYISPYDDFSNLDPNSDIAEKRLIGVLHELLSLFIDHSAERRKLLCLKKYFGFPQKVHRAFERHPHMFYMSMRNKTCTVILKEAYCNELAIENHPLLSVRKRYIKLMKESEVILRNRRMNSRFSNSEKLDLESNDLDEGEHKIEGFSLEQVI, from the coding sequence aTGCTATTCAACTTTGAGAAATCTGCAGCCAAAACAATTAGAAAGGCGCTCAGACCTATTGAAGAATCAATCTCACCATTTAGTTACAAGATCCCTTGTCTTCCTTTCTCGCACATTCAGAGGTTTAATTATGTTAATGTGTACATGAAATGGAAAAAAGATTCATACTATGACTCGATTGAGCACATTCACCACTCTATTCAGCTCAAGCCCGTAATTGCCCTAAAAAACTGCATTGCCCAAGATCCCAATGGGTGCATCCCTATCTCTTCAGTGTCAAAGAGGGGATTGCAGTTAGATGTGCCTATGAAGGTTGCAAGATTTTTGAGGCAATATCCATCCATTTTTGAAGAGTTTACAGGTCCTAAGTATAATCATCCTTGGTTTAGATTGACACCTGAAGCTGCTGAGATTGACAGGGATGAGAAAAGAGTATATGAAGAAAGTAGAGAGGAATTAAGATCCaggttgaagaagatgataTTGATGACGAAAGAGAATGTTTTACCTTTGAAGATAATTCAGGGGATGCAATGGTATTTGGGGTTACCTCACGATTTTTTGCAGCACCATGAACAAAATCTCGATGATTCTTTCAGGTTTGTAGAGATGGAAGATGGACTGAAGGGGTTGGCTATTGAAAGCAGAGAGAGGGTTTATTCGGTAATGGAGGAAAATGCCATGAAAAAAGGTATGTACTATGACGGTTCACAGACGGAAGCGATTGAATTTCCTTTTTTTCCATCGAAGGCTTTAAGGATGAAAACTAAGATCGAAAATTGGCTTCATGAGTTTCAGAAGCTACCTTATATTTCACCATATGATGATTTCTCGAATTTGGATCCAAACAGTGACATAGCAGAGAAAAGACTTATTGGTGTTCTTCACGAACTTCTTTCTCTATTTATCGATCATTCAGCAGAGAGAAGAAAACTCCTTTGCCTCAAGAAGTATTTTGGCTTTCCACAGAAAGTGCACAGAGCATTTGAGCGGCATCCCCATATGTTTTACATGTCTATGAGGAATAAAACATGTACCGTCATTCTTAAAGAAGCTTATTGCAATGAATTGGCTATCGAGAATCATCCTCTATTGAGTGTGAGGAAGAGATACATCAAGTTGATGAAGGAATCGGAAGTGATTTTAAGGAACAGAAGGATGAACAGTCGATTTTCTAATAGTGAAAAACTCGATTTAGAGTCAAATGATCTGGATGAAGGGGAACATAAGATTGAAGGTTTTTCCTTGGAGCAGGTTATCTGA
- the LOC120576942 gene encoding probable disease resistance protein At4g27220, with the protein MDGEKHNHCWIHVTKVENGREWICKHCNLKFNGDASRIEADLGRGGIEAHRSSKVGEDIRRCSYHPVAGNEGVHNNMASTSSNPPEAVNRSIHSIQVQGVNRSGCNRSVFGNEVNHLKQLVFDLECEENYITKQLQRLKSHGKKRKQEVDIWLEELLEIKERVDAMNNLNDTHDIYELFKDMKRHKEEKPLTLSTEFVGKALDFNIRKVLKLLEDDQVFVIGIYGMGGVGKTLLATLVENEVKRKPPFIDVFWVTVSPNFKILELQHDIAKRIGVKLDEDDEKIGADNLSSALQKKRKSVIILDDVWKYIDLEKVGIHTKVNGIKVILTTRLKLVCQQMDCMPNHMINMKPLDGVNEDWELFKVKLGHRGTPATLSPEIENIARHIVSRCEGLPLGISVIARTMKGIDDIHQWKHSLNELNKLEMGQEVVEEVFKVLRRSYDNLIEEDLQNCFLYCALLSNDDEFDKDELIMKLVDNKLINGNKCLEEIFDDGNTIFDKLKAHSLMSSSHYSSVYNYRLVIDMACYIMKESKRNAMVKFGNELTKRAITQEWADDLELVHLWSCDIEEIPESIAPYCQRLSTLVINKLSISHVPESFFEYIDNLTILDLSNNKKLESLPNSITKLISLVSLVLTGCHSLTHVPPVGELWSLSRLVISDCSIKEAPQGLDKLHLKWLDLSHNKSLNLELGSLNLNEMQYLDLQDTLAMITVEDIQRMNMLECLGVAFDCKHYNQYMQKNLDMSFDLKTYHFRFGNVCGESKSVWWNYINLKRFDPSDPETKTILFRDCDHFSHILPKDLTYLCIEKNGHWVCLCDALSYNTASSLRKIGAYDCQQLESLFCLSGSCSFCTKIHNLEDLELRNNL; encoded by the exons ATGGATGGGGAGAAACACAACCACTGCTGGATTCATGTTACAAAAGTAGAAAACGGTCGTGAATGGATATGCAAGCATTGTAATCTTAAGTTCAATGGAGATGCTTCGAGAATTGAAGCAGACCTAGGGCGGGGTGGCATTGAAGCGCACCGGAGTAGCAAAGTAGGAGAAGACATTAGGCGATGCTCCTATCATCCTGTGGCTGGTAATGAAGGAGTTCACAACAATATGGCATCCACTTCAAGTAATCCACCAGAAGCTGTGAATAGATCAATTCATTCAATACAAGTTCAAG GTGTGAACAGGAGCGGTTGTAATAGAAGTGTTTTTGGAAATGAGGTTAATCACTTAAAACAATTGGTTTTTGATCTAGAATGTGAGGAAAATTATATTACaaaacaacttcaacgattaaAGTCTCATGGAAAAAAGCGCAAGCAAGAAGTTGATATATGGCTAGAAGAGTTACTAGAAATTAAAGAAAGAGTGGATGCTATGAATAACTTGAATGACACTCATGATATATATGAGTTATTCAAAGATATGAAACGACACAAGGAAGAAAAACCTCTCACTTTGTCGACAGAATTTGTTGGGAAAGCATTAGACTTTAATATCAGGAAAGTGCTTAAACTTCTAGAGGATGACCAAGTTTTTGTTATTGGTATATATGGAATGGGGGGAGTGGGAAAAACTTTACTTGCAACTCTCGTCGAGAATGAAGTAAAAAGGAAACCACCTTTCATAGATGTGTTTTGGGTTACTGTTTCCCCCAATTTCAAAATCTTAGAATTGCAACACGATATCGCAAAAAGAATTGGTGTGAAGCTTGATGAAGACGATGAGAAAATTGGAGCAGATAACTTGTCATCGGCACTGCAGAAAAAGCGAAAATCAGTTATTATTTTGGATGATGTTTGGAAATACATTGATTTGGAAAAGGTGGGAATTCATACAAAGGTGAATGGTATTAAAGTAATTCTGACAACTCGTTTGAAACTTGTGTGTCAACAGATGGATTGTATGCCAAATCATATGATAAATATGAAACCTCTTGATGGTGTCAATGAAGATTGGGAGTTATTTAAGGTCAAACTTGGACACAGAGGAACTCCTGCCACACTCTCGcctgaaattgaaaatattgcGAGACATATTGTATCCCGATGTGAGGGTTTACCACTTGGAATCAGTGTGATCGCTAGAACCATGAAAGGGATTGATGACATTCATCAATGGAAACATTCATTAAATGAACTTAACAAATTGGAAATGGGACAAGAGGTGGTTGAAGAAGTCTTCAAGGTATTAAGACGTAGTTATGATAATTTGATAGAAGAAGACTTGCAGAACTGTTTTTTGTATTGTGCACTATTATCTAATGATGATGAGTTTGACAAAGATGAGTTGATCATGAAGCTTGTTGACAATAAACTGATAAATGGGAATAAGTGTTTGGAAGAAATATTTGATGATGGGAATACCATATTTGATAAGCTCAAAGCCCACAGTCTGATGAGTAGTTCACATTATTCATCTGTATACAATTATCGCTTGGTGATAGACATGGCATGTTATATCATGAAAGAGAGTAAGCGAAATGCTATGGTGAAATTCGGTAACGAATTGACCAAGAGAGCCATTACACAGGAATGGGCAGATGATTTAGAGTTGGTTCATTTGTGGAGTTGTGATATAGAAGAAATTCCAGAGAGCATTGCACCTTATTGTCAGAGGTTGTCCACCTTGGTCATAAATAAATTGTCTATTAGTCATGTTCCAGAGAGTTTTTTCGAATACATAGATAATCTAACAATACTCGATCTATCCAATAATAAAAAACTAGAATCTTTGCCTAACTCTATCACTAAGTTGATATCTCTTGTTTCTTTAGTACTAACAGGATGTCATTCACTTACACATGTGCCCCCAGTGGGAGAACTATGGTCATTGTCAAGATTGGTCATTTCAGACTGTTCCATTAAAGAAGCACCACAAGGCTTGGATAAACTACATTTGAAATGGCTTGATCTATCCCACAATAAGAGCTTGAATTTGGAATTAGGATCTTTGAATTTGAACGAAATGCAATACCTGGATCTCCAAGATACTCTTGCAATGATTACAGTAGAAGATATTCAAAGGATGAATATGTTGGAATGTTTAGGAGTCGCCTTTGACTGTAAACATTACAACCAGTACATGCAGAAAAATCTTGACATGAGTTTTGACCTCAAAACATATCATTTCAGATTTGGAAATGTGTGCGGTGAATCAAAAAGTGTTTGGTGGAATTATATTAATTTGAAAAGATTTGATCCTAGTGATCCTGAAACTAAGACTATACTATTTAGAGATTGTGATCATTTCTCCCACATACTGCCTAAAGACCTTACATATCTCTGTATAGAGAAAAATGGTCATTGGGTTTGCTTATGTGATGCTCTGTCATACAATACTGCTTCTTCTTTGAGGAAAATTGGAGCTTATGATTGCCAACAACTGGAGAGCTTGTTTTGTTTATCTGGTTCTTGTTCCTTTTGCACCAAGATTCACAACCTTGAAGATTTGGAACTTAGAA aCAATCTTTAA